In Haloarcula marismortui ATCC 43049, one DNA window encodes the following:
- a CDS encoding polymer-forming cytoskeletal protein has protein sequence MAAKRETNIDTADDTSALVGVDVEKPVEATIGSPLVTVTNNTTERLRVDISLTEDIDGVTIPTDTQQQPIPSEREAKFTVDVNPAKQPDQIEFTLEAVDTATGDFSVSLSRSTPVEVTNPCAGPRLVIQEDTEETIDEGKTVELLSNVIVHNHINAVGCVVLNSKAKVKQSVEAGGNVSLGKKAQIKGSVNADGNVSLGKKAQIKGSVNADGNVSLGKKAQIKGSVNADGNVSLGKKAQIKGSVNADGDVSLGKKEQIKGSVDAGGTVSQA, from the coding sequence GTGGCTGCTAAACGAGAGACCAATATCGACACCGCTGATGATACGTCTGCGCTCGTTGGAGTTGATGTCGAGAAGCCGGTTGAGGCAACTATTGGGAGCCCACTCGTCACAGTAACGAACAACACAACAGAGCGGTTGCGTGTTGATATTAGTCTTACCGAAGATATCGACGGCGTTACGATTCCTACCGACACCCAACAGCAGCCGATTCCCTCCGAAAGAGAAGCCAAGTTCACTGTCGATGTGAACCCAGCAAAACAACCCGACCAGATTGAGTTCACTTTAGAGGCCGTTGACACAGCGACCGGAGACTTTAGCGTATCGCTGTCACGGTCGACACCAGTTGAGGTAACTAATCCTTGTGCCGGCCCACGTCTGGTAATTCAAGAAGATACTGAAGAGACCATTGACGAAGGCAAGACTGTGGAGCTGTTGTCAAACGTAATAGTTCACAACCATATTAATGCCGTCGGCTGCGTGGTTCTTAATTCAAAAGCGAAAGTCAAGCAGTCTGTGGAGGCTGGTGGAAACGTTTCACTCGGTAAGAAGGCACAAATAAAAGGGTCTGTCAACGCCGATGGAAACGTTTCACTCGGTAAGAAGGCACAAATAAAAGGGTCTGTCAACGCCGATGGAAACGTTTCACTCGGTAAGAAGGCACAAATAAAAGGGTCTGTCAACGCCGATGGAAACGTTTCACTCGGTAAGAAGGCACAAATAAAAGGGTCTGTCAACGCCGATGGAGACGTTTCTCTCGGTAAGAAGGAACAGATAAAAGGGTCTGTCGACGCCGGTGGAACTGTCTCTCAGGCGTAG